The Oscillatoria salina IIICB1 genome contains the following window.
TTAGCACAAGCAAGGTTAAGTCGTTGTTTGATAGACTCGCTTAATCTCGATGGTGCAAATTTAAAAGGAGCCGACTTGAGTGGAGTAACTACTAACCATCGTAGTCGCAAAGGTTATTATCCAGCAACAATGAAGGAGGCAAATCTTGAAAATGCCAACCTGAATAAAGCGCAATTACAATGTGCAATATTAGCCAAAGCAAATTTAACCAAAGCTACTCTTAGCGAAGCTAATTTATGGAAAGCAGATTTAAGCGGAGCTAACTTACGTGGAGCCAATTTAACTAAAGCAAGATTATTTAATACCACTTTTGGTATAGCTAATTTGGAGAAAGCAAATCTCAATCAAGCTCTTTACAACAAAGAAACTTTGTTTCCTCCCAACTTCGATATTACCAAAACAGGTGCTTATTTAATTGCGCCTGCTAGCTCACTACAAAAAGCCAATTTAGTTGGTGTAATCTTAAAAGAAATAAATTTAAGTGGAGCAGATTTACAAGAGGCAGACTTGCGAGGAGCATCTCTTTGTGGTGCAGATTTACGGGGAGTTGATTTTACTAAAGCAGATTTGCGTGCAGCTAACTTCAATAGAGCAGATTTAACTGGTGCAAACCTAACAGAAGCTAAACTAGGTGGTACTATTTTACTAGGTGCAAAACTAACAGGAGCAATTATGCCCGATGGAACAATTCATGAGTAGATGAAGTGGACAGAAATTGCTTTGTTTAGTCTGAGTTTTACAGTCATATCCTTGAATAATTTTTAGTCAATTTATCTCATTATTATTAGGTATAAACTAATGAATGAATCACCAATACCTCAAATAGATGTAAACGTAAGAATTGCTAAGTTGGAAAAAGAGCATAATTTGCTTAAAAAATACTTAGTAAAACTGAAACGCCAAGTAGAAAAGTTAACTGAAAAAATTAACGGCGAATCTAGAGAAAGTGATGAGGGAGCGAGTAACCAAATTCCTGAATTAAATACACAAATTCCGGAAAAAGTCAACTATTTTAGTGACGAGGAATTGCAAGTTGAGCGAATTTTGTTGTTAGTCGGCTTCTACGCAGATGATGAAACAATTGAAAAACCTGCCATTTCTGCTGAAGAATTAGTGCAGCGATACAATAAGGGAGAAAGAGATTTTTCTGGGCTTAATTTAGCTGGAATTAATCTCAGTGGTGCTAATTTATCTGGGGGAAATTTTATAGATACTAATTTACAACAAGCAAATTTAAGTTCAGCAGATTTAACAAACTGCGACTTTAGTGATGCTAACTTAATTAGTGCTGATTTAACCAAGGCAAATTTACGAACTGCGAAACTTTTACAAACGAATCTTAGTAGAGCAAATTTAAGTAAAGCAAACCTAATTGGTGCTAATTTAACTGCTGCTAACCTTAGTAATACCAATTTAACAGAGGCAAACTTGGAAGCTAATTTAACCGCAGCCGATTTAAGTGAGGCAAATTTGAAAAGAGCTACATTTGGAAGGGTAAATTTAAGCGGTGCAATCTTGAGAAAAACCAATTTAGTTGGTGTAGTTCTTCAAAGAAACTTAGCCGGAGTGGACTTGAGTGAAGCAAAACTTTGTGGTGCAACTTTGTGTGTTTCAAAATTAAATGAAGCTAATCTAAGTTTAGCCGATCTTCGAGGAGTAAATTTTACACAAGCTAACTTAGAAAAAGCAAACTTTAAAGGAGCAAATTTAGGTGGAGCAATTTTCGATCAAGCAAAACTAACAGGGGCAATTATGCCGGATGGAACAATTCATGAGTAAGGAAAAAAGATGTTTAATAAATTAATACTTAGACAAACAAAAATTCCCCCGAGGTGGGGGAATGTGTTTTTTGAAGTTAGTTATTAAGCAAAGGTTGCGCCATTCCAGCCCCACATATGTCTTTCGGCATCGTTGAATTCAATATAGATGCGATTAATTGGTACGCCGAGTTTTTCAGTAATTTGCTGGCAAAAATCTTGACTCATAGCTTCTGTTTGGGCTGGTGTCATTTTGCCAATACTTTTTACTTCGACAAAACAGGTTGGTTCGATAGTTCCGGCAAAAGTCATTGGTACGCCTGATTCAAAGGCTGTCATAACGTAAGATTCCGGTTTTCCGAGATGTTTTGCTAGTTTAGCGGAAAGGGTTTTAAGTAGTCCTTCAACTAAGGCTTTTTCTTGGGCTTCAACTGAAGATTGTACTTTGATTAGTGGCATATTTTTCTCACTTTGAAGTTAATAGCTAAGAGATGTTTAGAGATTTAGCCGCCATAGTTCCAACCTGTCGTTTCTAGTAATAATTGAGAACCTTCGCGGTGTACGCCCGAACCGATAACTTCAGCAACAAATACAGTATGGTCGCCTTTTTCGATGCGATCGACAACTTTACATTCGATATAACCGAGAGAATCTTTAATAATTGGGCAGCCTGTTTCTGCACCTGGGTAAAATTCTACATCTTCTAATTTATCACCAACGCGACGCTTGGGCTGAAAGAACTTTGCTGCCATATCTTTTTGTTCGCTGTCGAGGAAGGAAACGCTGAATAAAGCAGTGTTTTTAATCATGGCATGGGAACCGGAATCTTGCTTGACACAAGCTACTACCAGTGGCGGTTTAAACGAGGACTGGGTTAACCAACTGAGGGTAAAACCGTTCATTTCGTCGCCATCTTTAACCCCGCAGATGTAAAGTCCGTGGGGGATTTTTCGGAGCATGGTTTTTTTCGCTTGTTCGTCTAGCATAAGTTCTCCTATCGATTTGATGTTAGTTTACCAATCTTTACGCAATTATTCGATTATCCCTAGGAGGGAGAGTGTGGAGGGGAGATTGTCATCTGGTGGGATTTTAGTTTCCACTGCTGGATGAGATCAAGCAAAAAGTTTGTCTGAGTTAACGGGAAAAGTGGCGATCGCTCTTTTTTTGAGAGAGATTTTAATTTTGTTCGCTAGTCGCAGTTGCGCAACTGGTTCGACGAGTAAGTCACGATTTGAGAGAACTCCTTCAGCGACATCTTCACTAAAACAACGGATATGCAAAACTCGCCAACTTCGGAAAACTTTACATTTACCCAGGATTTTTAGCTGTCGCAGTTCTTTTTGGTTCTCTCGATAGAAATCCCAAATGAGTTTAGTTAATTGAGAAGGTCGGTTCATGTCCGGTTCGTCTTGTTTGCTAATTCAACACCAAAGCCAGGAAGTTGATTTACGGACTTCAGCTTTTTTTGGTATAGTTTCTCCCTTTAATAACTATTGAAACTTATTTGTCTAGCTAATGGGCTGGGACTGAAAAAAGATTTAACCACAGTGTTGCTCTAACGTAAAGAAACGCGAAGAAACGATCGCGCCCAACCTCTCAAATTGTCTAGAAATATTATAAACGTCTAAAATCCGATCGGAAAAACGTATTTTTGTGGCAAGATCGAAAATTGCTGCTATGTGGAGATTCTAAATTATGGCACTGCGATTAGGCGATACCGTACCAGATTTTACTCAAGCTTCTAGCATGGGCGAAATTTCCTTTCACGAGTGGGCTGGAGATAGCTGGGTAGTTCTCTTTTCTCACCCGGCTGACTACACCCCAGTTTGCACCACCGAATTAGGAATGGTTGCTAAACTCAAGTCAGAATTTGACAAGCGTAACGTCAAAACCCTAGCACTCAGCGTTGATGATACCGAATCTCATCAAGGTTGGATCAAAGATATAGAAGAAACCCAGAATACTACTGTCAACTATCCCATCTTGGCAGACCCAGACCGCAAGGTTTCCGATCTTTACGACATGATCCACCCCAACGCGGACAATAGCTTAACAGTTCGTTCCGTCTTCATCATCGATCCTAGCAAAAAACTGCGCTTAGTCATCACCTATCCGGCTAGCACTGGGCGTAACTTTGACGAAATTTTGCGGGTAATTGATTCTCTCCAATTAACCGACAACTACAAAGTTGCTACTCCAGTTAACTGGACAGATGGCGGTGATTGCGTGATTGTTCCTTCGATTAAAGATCCTCAAGAGTTAAAAGAACGTTTCCCCAAAGGATACGAAGAAGTAAAACCTTACTTGCGGATGACACCTCAACCAAACAAATAAGAGGTATGGTTAACGCATAGATGTGGTAATTGTAGGGTGGGCATTATTTTGCTCACCCTACTTAGTTTAACTAGCAAAAACATCAGATTTAGCAGACATAATGGATATTAAAAACGGTTTCGTTGATACAGTTGGCAATACACCTTTAATTCGCTTAAATAGCTTTAGTGAGGAAACAGGATGCGAAATTTTAGGGAAAGCAGAATTTCTCAATCCCGGAGGGTCGGTAAAAGACCGTGCGGCTTTGTATATTATTGAAGATGCAGAAAAAAAAGGCTTGCTGAAACCAGGAGGTACTGTAGTAGAAGGAACTGCTGGGAATACCGGAATTGGTTTAGCCCACATTTGCAACGCGAAAGGTTACAAATGTTTGATAATTATTCCGGAAACTCAGTCTCAGGAAAAAATCGATATGCTGAAAACCCTAGGGGCTGAAGTGCGTACTGTACCAGCCGTACCATATCGCGACCCTAATAATTATGTCAAGGTTTCTGGGCGTTTAGCTGAAGAAATGAATAATGCAATTTGGGCAAATCAGTTTGATAATTTAGCTAATCGACAAGCACATTATGAGACTACAGGACCCGAAATTTGGGCGCAAACTGATGGTACTATAAATGCTTGGGTCGCTGCAACTGGTACGGGTGGAACTTATGCTGGTGTAGCTATGTTTTTGAAAGAAAAGAATCCCGATCTTAAATGTATTGTCGCCGATCCAATGGGTAGCGGACTTTATAGTTATGTGAAAACTGGGGAAATTAATCCTGAAGGTAGTTCGATTACTGAAGGAATTGGCAACAGTCGGATTACTGCTAATATGGAAGGGGTACCGATTGATGATGCGATTCAAGTTGATGACCAAGAATGTCTGAGGGTGGTTTATCAGTTATTAGAAAAAGATGGTTTGTTTATGGGGGGTTCGGTCGGAATTAATGTCGGTGCTGCTTATGCTTTGGCTAAAGAAATGGGTCCAGGTCAAACAATTGTAACTGTTCTTTGTGATGGTGGCAGTAGGTATCAATCTAGGTTGTACAATCGGGAATGGTTAGCTGAAAAAGGTCTTTTACCACCAGAAGTTTAAATCAGCGATCGGTTACCAGTTATCAGTTAAGCTATGACGTATTTAATCTGAAGTAGTGAGAAAGATTTTCAAGGACAACATATGAATAAATGTTACTCTACATCACATTCTGATGAAGCTTTGTAAAAAACTGTAATCAAAGCAATGAGCCAAAAATGAGAAAGCTAGAATAAAAGTATAAATACTCAACCAATGAGGAGGACGCTATGAAACTCAATTCGATGATTGGTGCAGTTTTAGTAACAGCGATCGCTCTCTCAGCCGTACCAGCGATCGCCTGGGGTCGCCTCAATTCTCACGATTATAGCAACCAAAATGTTACCGATACTGTGATGCCAAACCACTATGGTGGAAATCACGGCGGAACCCATCGGGGTAGACTGAATAGGCATGGTGGATGCTAGTTATTAGAAAACTCCCCAGAATGACTAAACAAACTACCAGTTTAGGTTTCAACCTGCTTGTTACCCCATAAGTGCAAGATTGCCAAGAAAAAGGCGTAGCATGGCTACGTCTTCTAAATGACAATTGAGACTGAGAATTTTTACTTTTCTGGTTGATAATATTCGTGGGTTAAGAAAGGTACATCAACTAATTCTCCCGTTGTGTTTCCTACCTCAAGTTTTAAACCTACACTACCTGCTTTTGTTCGCACGTAAGCTAAACCAAATGCGCCTTCGGGAGTGTCGGCATAGCTGGTTAAAGTGCCAACTTTTTCGCCGTTAACTGTGATAATTGTTCCTGGTTCTACGGGGGCGGCTAGTCGAATTCCTCGAAGTTGTTGTTTGACACCTTTGTAAGTATTTAAACGCGCAATTGTTTCTTGACCAATGTAACAACCTTTGGTAAAAGAAATTGCTTGCCACAAACCTGCTTCGAGGGGGTTATAATCTTCGGTAAGTTCTCGATTTGGTGTTGGTCTTCCTTGCCAGACACGCAGTTTTTCCCAGACATTTTCGCCTATGGGAATTGCTCCCGCAGCCGCAATTCTTGACCATATTTCTGCTGCTTTGTCAAGAGGAATAATGAAAGTGTAACCGGGAATTGCTAAACCACTACCAACAGCAAGGCGCACATCTTGAAAAAGTTGATGAGTGGCGTTTGGTTGACCAATTATGGCTTCCATGTTTAGTTTGGTTAAAATTTGCTCGCTGGCGGAACCAATTAAGCTAAAAATAGCATATTGGGCGGAGAGATTGGCTAATTTTACGCGATCCATGGGGAAAAGATAGCGGTCTAACCAGGACATGATTTTTTCTGATTGACCGGGAGAAATTAAGAGTAAAGCGCTATCTTCGGTGGTGTAAACTGTAGCTAAATCAATTGTGCGTGCGGTTGAGTTAACAAAAATTGTTTCGCAGCCTTGTCCTGGTTGAAGTGATTTGATGTCGTTAGTAGTTTGATTGTGGAGGAAAGTTAAACGATCGCTGTCGCTAACTTCAATTATGCCCCAGTGAGAGCGATCGCACAAGGCAACACCCTCGGTGGCAGCTTGGAAAGCTTCGCGATCGTTACCAAAACTGGTTGGCGTGCTAGAATCTTCAGTAAAGATTGCTCCTGCTTGAGTTTGTATTTCTGTTAATTTTGGGGTCATAGTTGAAATTTCAGGATAGGAACCACAGATGAACGCAGATCAACGCGGATGATTGAACTTAGATTGCTTAGTTTATCCTTAATTTAGCATTTAGATAAGTTTTTCTTTCTGGCAAGCATTTTTTAGTTTGAAGGGAGATTAGCAAATAAAGTTTCAATAGTTTGTTTGGTTTTGGCTTCTAATTTTTCCCAGTCTACATCTCCAGTTTCGTCAATTAAATTAGTATCAATTTCAACTTCGCTAGTGGCAGAAGTGTCTTCTTCAGCAACATATAATAAATCTCGATTGTAATTGCGAAAACAGATTTGAAAACAAAGACTCCAAAGATCCACTGTTACAGTACAATCTTTGTGAGTTAAAATGAGGCGATCGCCAGGAAGTGGTGTTTCAGTTTTTTCGTAGTTACCTTTCCAGTTGCCTTTTTCTAACTGTTTGCGAAGGTTATCGACGACTCTAATATATGCTGGTTGCATCAAGAGTTGGGCTTGTTCCCAAGCTTGGATATCTTTAAATGTTGGTTTCATAGTTTAGTTAGCGGTTAGTAATTGGGGACTGGGAATTCAGTTATCAGTGAACAGTTAGCAGGTAGCCGCATTTACCAATTATCAGTTTATACTCCTTGTCATCCTCATCCCAATCCCTAATCCCCAGTCCCTAATCCCCAGTCCCCCCACAAGTGTGTAAAGATTAAAAGTTAGAAACATAAACCGATGTTCTTATGATTGGTAAGCTACTAGACGGGCGTTATCAGGTTGTCCAAGTTTTGAGTGGGGGTGGATTTGGCGAGACTTACATAGCCCAAGATACCCGACGACCGGGTAATCCGGTTTGTGTTGTTAAACATCTTAAACCTGCGAGTCGCGACCCGGAAACGTTAGCTGTCGCAAGGCGCTTATTTAATAGTGAAGCAGAAACCCTGGAAACTTTGGGCGACCATCCTCAAATTCCCCGACTTT
Protein-coding sequences here:
- a CDS encoding pentapeptide repeat-containing protein — encoded protein: FMTDFPVEPTILVARIRQLERQHNSFKKYLLKLKHELEELTEKFNNHVEGESGDRLSATPKLDTQTPEFVNRLSDEEFQVERILLLLGFYADEEKIEKPAISAEEFKQRKNQGQKDFSGLNLAGINLTEEWLDVNFSKANLAQARLSRCLIDSLNLDGANLKGADLSGVTTNHRSRKGYYPATMKEANLENANLNKAQLQCAILAKANLTKATLSEANLWKADLSGANLRGANLTKARLFNTTFGIANLEKANLNQALYNKETLFPPNFDITKTGAYLIAPASSLQKANLVGVILKEINLSGADLQEADLRGASLCGADLRGVDFTKADLRAANFNRADLTGANLTEAKLGGTILLGAKLTGAIMPDGTIHE
- a CDS encoding pentapeptide repeat-containing protein; the protein is MNESPIPQIDVNVRIAKLEKEHNLLKKYLVKLKRQVEKLTEKINGESRESDEGASNQIPELNTQIPEKVNYFSDEELQVERILLLVGFYADDETIEKPAISAEELVQRYNKGERDFSGLNLAGINLSGANLSGGNFIDTNLQQANLSSADLTNCDFSDANLISADLTKANLRTAKLLQTNLSRANLSKANLIGANLTAANLSNTNLTEANLEANLTAADLSEANLKRATFGRVNLSGAILRKTNLVGVVLQRNLAGVDLSEAKLCGATLCVSKLNEANLSLADLRGVNFTQANLEKANFKGANLGGAIFDQAKLTGAIMPDGTIHE
- a CDS encoding phenylpyruvate tautomerase MIF-related protein — its product is MPLIKVQSSVEAQEKALVEGLLKTLSAKLAKHLGKPESYVMTAFESGVPMTFAGTIEPTCFVEVKSIGKMTPAQTEAMSQDFCQQITEKLGVPINRIYIEFNDAERHMWGWNGATFA
- a CDS encoding flavin reductase family protein; this encodes MLDEQAKKTMLRKIPHGLYICGVKDGDEMNGFTLSWLTQSSFKPPLVVACVKQDSGSHAMIKNTALFSVSFLDSEQKDMAAKFFQPKRRVGDKLEDVEFYPGAETGCPIIKDSLGYIECKVVDRIEKGDHTVFVAEVIGSGVHREGSQLLLETTGWNYGG
- a CDS encoding peroxiredoxin; this translates as MALRLGDTVPDFTQASSMGEISFHEWAGDSWVVLFSHPADYTPVCTTELGMVAKLKSEFDKRNVKTLALSVDDTESHQGWIKDIEETQNTTVNYPILADPDRKVSDLYDMIHPNADNSLTVRSVFIIDPSKKLRLVITYPASTGRNFDEILRVIDSLQLTDNYKVATPVNWTDGGDCVIVPSIKDPQELKERFPKGYEEVKPYLRMTPQPNK
- a CDS encoding cysteine synthase A; the encoded protein is MDIKNGFVDTVGNTPLIRLNSFSEETGCEILGKAEFLNPGGSVKDRAALYIIEDAEKKGLLKPGGTVVEGTAGNTGIGLAHICNAKGYKCLIIIPETQSQEKIDMLKTLGAEVRTVPAVPYRDPNNYVKVSGRLAEEMNNAIWANQFDNLANRQAHYETTGPEIWAQTDGTINAWVAATGTGGTYAGVAMFLKEKNPDLKCIVADPMGSGLYSYVKTGEINPEGSSITEGIGNSRITANMEGVPIDDAIQVDDQECLRVVYQLLEKDGLFMGGSVGINVGAAYALAKEMGPGQTIVTVLCDGGSRYQSRLYNREWLAEKGLLPPEV
- the ygfZ gene encoding CAF17-like 4Fe-4S cluster assembly/insertion protein YgfZ, with protein sequence MTPKLTEIQTQAGAIFTEDSSTPTSFGNDREAFQAATEGVALCDRSHWGIIEVSDSDRLTFLHNQTTNDIKSLQPGQGCETIFVNSTARTIDLATVYTTEDSALLLISPGQSEKIMSWLDRYLFPMDRVKLANLSAQYAIFSLIGSASEQILTKLNMEAIIGQPNATHQLFQDVRLAVGSGLAIPGYTFIIPLDKAAEIWSRIAAAGAIPIGENVWEKLRVWQGRPTPNRELTEDYNPLEAGLWQAISFTKGCYIGQETIARLNTYKGVKQQLRGIRLAAPVEPGTIITVNGEKVGTLTSYADTPEGAFGLAYVRTKAGSVGLKLEVGNTTGELVDVPFLTHEYYQPEK